The Malus domestica chromosome 08, GDT2T_hap1 genomic interval GAGCCGTAATGCTCATGTGCCCGTACTGAGCTCTCCAAGCCCCACTTAAAGAGATTCCTCTACTGGCACAATCAGTCCAACAAGAAAATGAATCAAATGGTGCATTTTTTTAAGGGAATTTCAGTAAGATGGTGCACTAGATTTCTTGCAGTAGCGTAATAGTCATGACTTCCTATCCATGCAAGAATGTTGATTGTTCGAGGATATAGAGCATAACAGGATGAGTTACGGATTCCattttgattttaaaaaaatgacGTACAAACACACTCGTAGCAGAAAGATACCATTATATGAATCAATGAGGTTAAAATCTAAAGAAATCCCACACAAAAATTGAATAAGGAACATTGCAGACCTGCGATGACTAGAGCCACCTCTGGAGAAGCCACTTGTACTCATAAACTCGTCATCGGTCTCATCTGCCCTATACTCGGGGAATTCAACAGATGTCACAGAACCTTCATCAGAATTTGAATTATCATAACTTGCTCGGCGATTTCCTCTTCTTGTGTCAGCAACTCTTGACCTTCTTCTGTTTCTAGAATTCCTCAAGTTATCAAAAACCTGATATAAGATGCAGGAGGTCCACCAGTTGCGTTCATCCCCATGGAAGTCCTCAAACTCATCTCCAGTCTCATCGTCACCATATTCAATCACATAATCTCCTAAAACCACCCCACGAGGGACTTCTGAATGTATAGTGCTCAAAACATCTATGATCTCAGAGGACTGCTGGAAATTTTCCCAATCAAGCAGCCGAGCAGGATCAATCTTTGAAGGACGAGAATGAGGGTGCTCCAGCTGAGCATGTTTTTGTAATTCCAAATACGAACCCATAAATTTACATTGATGCACCTCACAACAACGCTTTTTCACATCCAGATGTACACGAGCCTTGTCAACAACAACCCACCCATTAACTTCCCCCCTACACAAGGGACAAGTAGGCTTGCAATCGTCTTCTGATGCCTTTGGCTCAGTATTTTCTGCAGGACTCACAACAGATTTTGTAGGAGATGACATACCATATGCACTCTTGAAGCGGTCTAAACAATTGGAGTGTAGGTGGTTTGTGTCGCAAACAAAAGGACGGCACCCTTTCTCATAAGATGAGCACTGAAGGAGTACACCATTGTGGGGGAAATCCAAACATATAGGACAAGTTACATCTTCCCAGTTTATATTTAACTCAATATCATCCAAACTGAATGAACTGGGTTGAAGCTCTCTTTGATTAGAAGCTTCAAGGGCCATGGTGGGGTATATTACTTAGAATTAACACAAGCACATGGCATGCACCACACAATCGGATCAGAATTACCACTTTAACAATAGAAACTCTGAGCACAGGCAAACCAATCTTCCAGGTTAATAGCCACTGATCAAATATGATAGCATCCTACATGAGACTCTGCATAGCAAATGATCACAGTAAGTATGATGAATAGTGTACAGAAAAGctaggagatgaagaaatgcaAAATTGCTCACCATATTCTATACTcttcggaaaaaaaaaacttcgatAACCTAGAATTAAAAACAATATTTCCAATGACTATAGCTATTAAAGCATATTAGAGGAACCCTGTAAATGATATATATTGAACAAACGAGACAGGGCGAGGGTTATGAGAAGGATAGGTTTTTGCAGACATTATTCTAACAAAGATGAGTTGCGATGAGCCAAATAACACTGCTTTTTGAAACAAGGTACCGAAATTAGCACAACCCATCACAAAACTTCTGTTAAATTAGCATATTACCCCTTTTTTATGATCTAAATGTGCAGCA includes:
- the LOC103410805 gene encoding uncharacterized protein; its protein translation is MALEASNQRELQPSSFSLDDIELNINWEDVTCPICLDFPHNGVLLQCSSYEKGCRPFVCDTNHLHSNCLDRFKSAYGMSSPTKSVVSPAENTEPKASEDDCKPTCPLCRGEVNGWVVVDKARVHLDVKKRCCEVHQCKFMGSYLELQKHAQLEHPHSRPSKIDPARLLDWENFQQSSEIIDVLSTIHSEVPRGVVLGDYVIEYGDDETGDEFEDFHGDERNWWTSCILYQVFDNLRNSRNRRRSRVADTRRGNRRASYDNSNSDEGSVTSVEFPEYRADETDDEFMSTSGFSRGGSSHRSSRRRRSRFYDN